The Cheilinus undulatus linkage group 2, ASM1832078v1, whole genome shotgun sequence genome has a window encoding:
- the LOC121525049 gene encoding dehydrogenase/reductase SDR family member 13-like — MYLLLVLGVVIGVGYIFREIVVKGKRCTSTVKLHGKTAIVTGSNTGIGKETAIDLAKRGARVILACRSRQRGEAALEDVKRESGSNQVVFMQLDLGSLKSVRSFAETFLKSESRLDLLINNAGIFMQGKTEDGFGMMFGVNHLGHFLLTNLLLDRLKTSQPSRVVNVSSLAHNFGKIDFDCLNTHKALGQGSSFSDVFRIYSHSKLCNVLFTHELAKRLKGTQVTCYALHPGAINSELARNTSSIFQLCLRPFTAYFFKNTVQGAQTTLHCALQEGLEPLSGRYFSNCTVRNVYAKAKDDAAAKKLWELSERFCGLA, encoded by the exons ATGTATCTGCTGCTCGTGCTCGGAGTCGTGATCGGTGTAGGTTATATTTTCCGGGAGATCGTGGTGAAGGGGAAGAGATGCACGAGCACGGTGAAGTTGCACGGGAAGACTGCGATAGTGACAG GCAGTAACACGGGCATTGGGAAGGAGACGGCCATAGATCTGGCTAAAAGAGGAGCTCGTGTGATTCTGGCCTGTCGCAGCAGACAGAGGGGAGAGGCTGCACTGGAGGATGTTAAGAGG GAGAGTGGCAGTAATCAGGTGGTGTTCATGCAGTTGGATCTCGGGAGTCTTAAGTCTGTTCGCAGTTTTGCTGAAACTTTCCTGAAATCTGAATCCAGACTGGACCTCCTTATTAACAATGCAG GTATTTTCATGCAGGGTAAGACAGAGGATGGATTCGGGATGATGTTTGGTGTCAATCACCttggtcacttcctgttaaccAACCTGCTGCTGGATCGTCTGAAGACGTCTCAGCCCAGCAGGGTGGTCAATGTGTCGTCTTTGGCTCATAACTTTGGGAAAATCGACTTCGACTGCCTGAACACGCACAAAGCTCTGGGACAAGGGTCTTCGTTCTCAGATGTTTTTAGGATTTACTCCCATAGCAAGCTGTGCAACGTCCTCTTCACCCACGAACTCGCCAAGAGGCTGAAAGGGACCCAGGTCACCTGCTATGCCCTTCATCCAG gagccaTCAACTCAGAGTTGGCAAGGAACACTAGCTCCATTTTTCAGCTTTGTCTGAGGCCCTTCACTGCATACTTCTTCAAGAACACGGTCCAGGGAGCCCAGACCACCCTGCACTGTGCTCTGCAGGAGGGACTCGAACCTCTGAGTGGACGCTACTTCTCCAACTGCACCGTGAGAAATGTGTACGCTAAAGCCAAGGATGACGCTGCAGCCAAGAAGCTGTGGGAGCTCAGCGAGAGGTTTTGTGGGCTTGCTTAA
- the LOC121527337 gene encoding dehydrogenase/reductase SDR family member 13-like — protein sequence MWLLLVLGVVVGVAYIYREIVVKGKRCTSTAKLHGKTAIVTGSNTGIGKETAIDLAKRGARVILACRSRQRGEAALEDVKRESGSNQVVFMQLDLGSLKSVRSFAETFMKSESRLDLLINNAGIFMQGRTEDGFGMMFGVNHIGHFLLTNLLLDRLKASGPSRVVSVSSMAHNFGKINFDCLNTHKALGLGTSFMDVLQVYSDSKLCNVLFTHELAKRLRGTQVTCYTLHPGAINSELTRNTSSILQLCLRPLTLYFFKNTVQGAQTTLHCALQEGLEPLSGRYFSNCTVREVYAKAKDDTAAKKLWELSERFSGLA from the exons ATGTGGCTCCTGCTCGTGCTCGGAGTCGTGGTCGGTGTAGCATACATTTACCGGGAGATTGTGGTGAAGGGAAAGAGATGCACGAGCACGGCAAAGCTGCACGGGAAGACGGCGATAGTGACAG GCAGTAACACGGGCATTGGGAAGGAGACGGCCATAGATCTGGCTAAAAGAGGAGCTCGAGTGATTCTGGCCTGTCgcagcagacagagaggagaggctgCACTGGAAGATGTTAAGAGA GAGAGTGGCAGTAATCAGGTGGTGTTCATGCAGTTGGATCTCGGGAGTCTTAAGTCTGTTCGCAGTTTTGCTGAAACTTTCATGAAGTCTGAATCCAGACTGGACCTCCTTATTAACAATGCAG GTATTTTCATGCAGGGTCGGACAGAGGATGGATTCGGGATGATGTTTGGTGTTAATCACATTGGCCACTTCCTGTTAACCAACCTGCTGCTGGATCGACTGAAGGCGTCTGGGCCCAGCAGGGTGGTCAGTGTGTCGTCTATGGCTCATAACTTTGGGAAAATCAACTTCGACTGCCTGAACACACACAAAGCTCTGGGACTGGGAACCTCGTTCATGGATGTTCTTCAGGTTTATTCTGACAGCAAGCTGTGCAACGTCCTCTTCACCCATGAGCTCGCCAAGAGGCTGAGAGGGACCCAGGTCACCTGCTACACCCTCCATCCAG gagccaTCAACTCAGAGCTGACAAGGAACACCAGCTCCATTTTGCAGCTCTGTCTGAGGCCCCTGACATTGTACTTCTTCAAGAACACAGTCCAGGGAGCCCAGACCACCCTACACTGTGCTCTGCAGGAGGGACTCGAACCTCTGAGTGGGCGTTACTTCTCCAACTGCACTGTGAGAGAAGTGTACGCTAAAGCCAAGGATGACACTGCAGCCAAGAAGCTGTGGGAGCTCAGCGAGAGGTTTAGTGGGCTTgcttaa